The Schistocerca cancellata isolate TAMUIC-IGC-003103 chromosome 4, iqSchCanc2.1, whole genome shotgun sequence genome contains a region encoding:
- the LOC126184428 gene encoding uncharacterized protein LOC126184428, translating to MQKVKKAGARRQPVPAASRCPPPPPAGARRRRQPVPAAAASRCPPPPPAGARRRRQPVPAAAASRCPPPAGARRRRQPVPAAAASRCPPPPPAGARRRRQPVPAAAASRCPPPAGARRRRQPVPAAAASRCPPPPPAGARRQPVPAAAAVNYIPIIPKAFVARAIAANENTVSRTLSHVWKPNTRPIATTRATLVSPVE from the exons ccggtgcccgccgccagccggtgcccgccgccagccggtgcccgccgccgccgccagccggtgcccgccgccgccgccagccggtgcccgccgccgccgccagccggtgcccgccgccgccgccagccggtgcccgccgccgccgccagccggtgcccgccgccgccgccagccggtgcccgccgccagccggtgcccgccgccgccgccagccggtgcccgccgccgccgccagccggtgcccgccgccgccgccagccggtgcccgccgccgccgccagccggtgcccgccgccgccgccagccggtgcccgccgccagccggtgcccgccgccgccgccagccggtgcccgccgccgccgccagccggtgcccgccgccgccgccggccggtgcccgccgccagccggtgcccgccgccgccgccg tgaattacatCCCCATAATACCTAAAGCATTTGTCGCCAGGGctatagcagcaaatgaaaatacagtaagtcGAACCCTAAGCCACGTATGGAAGCCCAACACTCGACCAATTGCAACTACAAGGGCGACATTGGTATCTCCTGTAGAATGA